The genomic region GTATAAGGGATCACAAAATTGGACAGGATCAGTGACATTCCTGCCAGGAAGACAGCAGCGATGAAATAGGGCCTCAATAGGCGGTTGAAGCTGATCCCACTGCTGAGCATGGCAATGATCTCGGTGTTGGAGGCCATCTTGGAAGTAAAGAAGATCACGGAGATGAACGTAAATAGATAAACGAACAGGTTTACAAAATAAGGTATGAAATTCAGGTAGTAGGAAAACAGGATCTCGGTTACGGATGGTTTGGTTTTTAAAAAGTTATCTATCTTTTCCGAAAGGTCAAAAACGATGACGATTACAATGAGGAGGGCAATGGCATAAAAGAATGTACCCAGGAACTTACGAATGATATAGTGATCGATCTTTTTCATTATGTTTGAAAATCCGGTTGAACTTCAATGCCTGCAAATTCACAGGCGTTGTTGCAACTGAGGTGTGATCCTGTTTTTCCAGGTTCCGAAGGTGCCCTCCTGAATATGTTCCCTTGCTTTATCGAGCAGGTCCATGTAGAAGGCAAGGTTGTGATTGCTGGCGATCATGGCCCCGAGCATTTCACCGGCACTGAAAAGGTGCCGCAGATATGCCCTGGAGCAGGTCTGATCAACAAATGAACTGCCATTCGTGTCCAGTGGCGAATGGTCATCCTTCCATTTCTCATTTTTTAGGTTCATAATGCCTTCCCAGGTAAACAGCATCCCGTTCCGTCCGTTGCGGGTAGGCATCACGCAGTCGAACATGTCGATCCCAAGCGCGATGCTTTCCAGGATGTTGACCGGTGTCCCGACTCCCATCAGATAACGGGGTTTATCCTCTGGTAGTATGCGGCAAACCACCTGGGTCATTTCATACATCACTTCGGCAGGCTCACCCACCGACAGTCCGCCGATGGCATTTCCCGGGGCTCCTTTCTCAGCGATAAAGGCGGCAGAACGCTGCCTCAGTTCCTTGTAGACACTTCCCTGAACAATGGGAAAAAGAGCCTGATCATA from Bacteroidales bacterium harbors:
- the tgt gene encoding tRNA guanosine(34) transglycosylase Tgt — protein: MEFRILNTDRATSARCGEISTDHGLILTPVFMPVGTAGAVKAVHMKDLREDIQAQIILGNTYHLYLRPGTAIIENAGGLHRFNGWDRPILTDSGGYQVYSLSAQRKLTKKGVHFRSHIDGSKHLFTPEAVVDIQRLIGADILMVLDECTPYPCEFGYALKSLELTHHWLDRCLEHFDATTGRYGYDQALFPIVQGSVYKELRQRSAAFIAEKGAPGNAIGGLSVGEPAEVMYEMTQVVCRILPEDKPRYLMGVGTPVNILESIALGIDMFDCVMPTRNGRNGMLFTWEGIMNLKNEKWKDDHSPLDTNGSSFVDQTCSRAYLRHLFSAGEMLGAMIASNHNLAFYMDLLDKAREHIQEGTFGTWKNRITPQLQQRL